The Miscanthus floridulus cultivar M001 chromosome 7, ASM1932011v1, whole genome shotgun sequence genome includes a region encoding these proteins:
- the LOC136463096 gene encoding zinc finger CCCH domain-containing protein 15-like, which translates to MADGGSGEPGAGGGSAPVCTFVRKPPKNMRKRPAAPAGSDDDDDDGGSGALAAARSKKGPPSSAAGKLVFSTADASSEPRRFQYESSRTIQSTDSRATAVLETETEFDRDPRAIRERQLKQAEEFLKKNPSGASASASGEVYKGIHGYTDYKAGFRREHTVSSEKAGGSHGPLRAAAHIRVSQRFDYQPDICKDYKETGYCGYGDSCKFMHDRGDYKSGWQLEKEYEEAEKARKRRIAMAGGDGSDDEAADEDEDDEEALPFACFICRQPFVDPVVTKCKHYFCEHCALKHHSKNKKCHVCLKPTGGIFNAAQEIRKKMAQDKKQQE; encoded by the exons ATGgccgacggcggcagcggcgagcCGGGGGCCGGCGGTGGGTCAGCGCCGGTGTGCACTTTCGTGAGGAAACCACCCAAGAACATGCGGAAGCGCCCCGCCGCGCCCGCGGgatctgacgacgacgacgacgacggcggcagcggcgccctCGCGGCTGCGCGCTCCAAGAAGGGGCCGCCGTCCTCAGCCGCTGGCAAGCTCGTTTTCTCCACCGCCGACGCCTCCTCCGAGCCGCGGCGGTTCCAGTACGAGTCGTCCCGGACGATCCAGTCCACGGACAGCCGCGCAACCGCCGTGCTCGAGACGGAGACGGAGTTCGACCGCGACCCGCGCGCCATCCGCGAGAGACAGCTCAAGCAGGCCGAGGAGTTCCTCAAGAAGAATCCCTCCggtgcctccgcctccgcctccggggAGGTGTACAAGGGGATCCACGGCTACACGGACTACAAGGCTGGGTTCCGGCGGGAGCACACTGTGTCTAGTGAGAAGGCCGGCGGTTCGCACGGCCCGCTCCGGGCGGCCGCGCACATTCGCGTCTCCCAGCGGTTCGACTACCAGCCCGACATCTGCAAGGACTACAAGGAGACGGGGTATTGTGGTTACGGCGATTCCTGCAAGTTCATGCACGACCGAGGGGATTACAAGTCCGGGTGGCAGCTCGAGAAGGAATATGAGGAGGCGGAGAAGGCCCGCAAGCGGCGCATTGCCATGGCTGGTGGGGATGGGAGTGATGATGAGGCAgcagatgaggacgaggatgatgaggaggcgcTGCCCTTTGCCTGCTTCATTTGCCGGCAGCCATTCGTTGATCCAGTGGTCACCAAATGCAAGCACTACTTTTGTGAACATTGCGCCTTGAAG CACCACTCGAAGAACAAGAAGTGCCACGTCTGCCTCAAACCTACAGGGGGCATCTTCAACGCTGCACAGGAGATCCGCAAGAAGATGGCACAAGACAAGAAGCAGCAGGAGTAG